CTTCTGCTCTTCTTCGGTCAGCGTGCGTTTGCCCGCGATTCGATACAGGATCACCGGCTTTTTTGCCTGATGCAGCAGGATTGCCGTGTTGTACGCCATGATCGCGATTTCAAGCATGCGGTCGGCGCTGATCGGCGTTGTTTCGACTTTGCCGCTTCTCTGCTGGTAGTGCGTAGCATTCTTGTGAAAGCCGGACCCGACCTCTTTTTCGATCGCAAGGGGCCGCGTGGCCGTTGTTACGCCGCGCAGCCTGGCGAGTGTGTCGTCGTCGAATGTGTTGCTCTGCAAGACGGCGGCAAGCAGATTTTCTCCCGTGTTCGCAGGCTGCGGGATCGGCTTCTCTTTGCGCAGGTCGCGATTCTTGGGCTTCAGGTCTGCAAACAGGAAAGGCTGGCGGCGTTGCCACTTGCCGCGACACAGTTCCGAGCACCACGGGTTCTGGTCCTTGCTGACGGGGACCTCTTTTGCGCAGACGACACACAACATGGCTATCTCCTCGCGAAGCGGCAGCTTTAATGCTAGGCGTTCACGAAGAGGAAGTCGATTAAGATAAGACGAAATCGTCGGTCGATGCGGGGCGCGTGAAATTAGCAACTACATTCGTCCAGCAGCCTTTTGAACTTCACGGATCTAGACACCGCGAAGACCGCTCACACCTGAATAACGCCCTTCCCCGCAAAAAATCGCGTTGATCGAGGTCGCCATCATCAGCCGTCGATATTCCCCTCACCGACAAACCGGCTTCGGCGCAGGCAGCGCCGCACACGTCTTCCGATAAGGCACCCCCGACATAAACTGTCGCCACTCCGCACAGTCAAGATTGCGATTCGCAATCGCGCAAGCATCTGTCAGCATCGACTCGCTGTCCCAGTTGCGCAACGACACGGTCTGATCCTCATGCAGCACGGCCACGCGACGTCCGCCTGGACTGATGTCCACGCTTGATACAGTGCCGCCCGCGGCACGCAGCCGGGCCAGTTGGCTCCCCTTTCGGAGATCCCACACCTGTCGTTCCCCCTTCGCGTCACCGCTGACGAGCGCCTCGCCGTTGCCGATAAATACCAGCCGGTCAACCGGGCCGTCATGAGGGCCGAACTTCGCCACGGTTTGTCCGCTTTCGACGTCATGCAGAATCGCCATTTCATCGTCGCCGCCCGATACGAGCCGCTTGCCGTCAGGGCTGAATGCCAGCTGACGCACGCGATCCTTATGCGGATCAGGCAACTCTGTCATGGCCTTTTGCGACCCGAAGCGATACAGGCGCACGACGCCATCGCCGCCCGCCACCGCCAGCACCCGGCCGTCGGGGCTAAACGCGACGACTTCCGACCCGCGCTTCCCGGACAGCACGGTTTCGTGTCCGGCCGGAGTGATCTCGTACACATGAATCGAACCGTCGGACAGCGTGATCGCAAGGCGCCGGTTGTCCCAACTTATCGCAAAGCGCTCTACATCGGCATCCACCGGCTTCTGAAGCGGCAGAAGGACATGGCCCGTCATATCCAGTACATCGACCGTGCCGTTGGCGCGCTGAATAGCGAGGAGCGAACCGTCAGGACTAAACTCGGCGCGCAGCATGCCGCGTTCGCTGCGCAATTGCACGGCATCGTCGGGATTCCAGAAGTCGGCGATATCCGTGCCCGAGGGGACGGTCGCCAGAACCTTGCCATTGCGGTTGAACTCCACTTCCTCCGCGTGGTACAGGGATTTACCGGACCGCAACACCGACCCCGGCGCGAGCGACCATACGGTGTACAGCGTCTCCTGTTGATCGATCTGATACGCGACGGTGTCCCCATTCGGCGAAAACTGGAAGGCGGCAACGCGCTGTCCTTGCCGGGTCTTGACTCGCGCCCGGCCGCCGTTGGTCGGCTGAACCAGCTCCTCGCCGCTGGCCAGGGCGGTGGCCAGCCAGCGGCCGTCCGGGCTCAATGACATGCGAACGGCCCTGCCGTTTTCATCAGCAACCGTGCCGATCTTTTGCAGAGGTTGTACCTTCCACACGCTAGTCGTTCGGCCATTTCGAAGCGCAAAAAAGCCGCCTCCGGGCTCGAAGACCGCCTGTAGTTCGCCTTCGCCTCCGTCCAAAGTTCCGATGACCGAGTCCGTTGATTCATCGCGAAGCTCGACGACGCGCTTTCCGTCGGGGTTGGCGTGGAGCAACGCATCGAAGCGGCAGTCGGGTGTGCGCGCGAGCAAAGGGCGTGTCGCCCTGGGCGACGGTTCAGTACCGGTCCCGGTACCGGTGCCGGGGAGCGGTGCAACGACAACGCTATCCCCCGAACCGTAGAGCAGCGTGGCGTCGTCGCGGTCGAATCCAAGGCATTGACCGTCGCCAGTGCCAAGGCGCTTGAGCACTGGGACACCCGGTTGCCCGGGCATCGTCGACACGTACACAGATGAATGGCCTGCAACCGCGACGAACTGGCCGTGGTGACTGACGACAATCTTTTTGATGTCAGAGGCATCGCCGACAGAGACACGCCCGAGTTCCTTCGCATCGCTCGCTTGCCAGGCGACGACTGTATGTTTTGCATCGGCGGATACGAGACGTGACGCGGCCTGGTCGTACGCCAGCGCCAGCACGGCACCTTCGTGGCCTTTCCAGCGCCGCAGCACGGTCCAGGTCGTCAGGTCCAGATCGATGACGTCGCCGCCGTTGGTGCCCATGGCCATCCGTTTGCCGTCAGGGCTGGTTGCTGACGCGGTCACCTTGTCGCCGATCCGCATCATCTTGTGTACGCCGTCGTCGGCAATCAGCCGCGCCAGTTGCGCAAGCTGCGCATCCAGCCGCATTGGGGCGGCGTGGCTCGCTTCGGCGCCCAGCAGCAGCGCGCGATCGGGATGCTCCGCGTCCTCGGCACTGGCGTTGGCAATCACGCCGGAGATAATCGCATCGCGAGTCAGTTGCCCGGCATGCGCGGTGGCTTCGTCTGCCCGCTTCTGCTGAATCGCTGCCAATTCGGCATCCTTCACTGCGATCGCCTGCGCCTCTTTCGCACGACTATTGGCCTCCGCTGCGGAGTCACGCATCTTTTGAAACTCCACCGCCGCCCGCTGCAACTGTTGCTGGGCTTCCCCGATTTCGACC
The Paraburkholderia terrae genome window above contains:
- a CDS encoding WD40 repeat domain-containing protein, translated to MADEAVESGHAGLSAEALTPARPWPGLASFTEADQYFFRGRENEAEELARLVRREVLTVLFGRSGLGKTSLLNAGLFPRLRENLHVPVMIRLAHGAALSLRDQVWQALAAACSAAGVDATAPLPEASLWEHFHRAGAGFWNTRNRAVIPVLVFDQFEELFTLGQVDEETRRRAAGFVSELSDLIENRPPEALRQALDSGAVPAQSIDFSRRDCKVVLSFREDFLADVEGLRVNIPSLMRNRYRLLPMDGFQARAVIDSGGALVAPTVAERIIGLAWRNRAEAPSADDYSRMEVDPALLSVICSELNLRRIAQGSDHIGAELVASAEREILVDFYERSLRDVDPRVRVFIEDELITDAGHRDSYALDDALVLPGISRTDIERLVAGRLLRVDERFGVRRLELTHDVLTRVVKDSRDARQAREAAAAAAARVREALEIQRRNRRNAMWVGAAFAFAMALLIGAGYAAYEATVQRNRARVAQNDAVAAKQQLVKETEKSIQAKVEIGEAQQQLQRAAVEFQKMRDSAAEANSRAKEAQAIAVKDAELAAIQQKRADEATAHAGQLTRDAIISGVIANASAEDAEHPDRALLLGAEASHAAPMRLDAQLAQLARLIADDGVHKMMRIGDKVTASATSPDGKRMAMGTNGGDVIDLDLTTWTVLRRWKGHEGAVLALAYDQAASRLVSADAKHTVVAWQASDAKELGRVSVGDASDIKKIVVSHHGQFVAVAGHSSVYVSTMPGQPGVPVLKRLGTGDGQCLGFDRDDATLLYGSGDSVVVAPLPGTGTGTGTEPSPRATRPLLARTPDCRFDALLHANPDGKRVVELRDESTDSVIGTLDGGEGELQAVFEPGGGFFALRNGRTTSVWKVQPLQKIGTVADENGRAVRMSLSPDGRWLATALASGEELVQPTNGGRARVKTRQGQRVAAFQFSPNGDTVAYQIDQQETLYTVWSLAPGSVLRSGKSLYHAEEVEFNRNGKVLATVPSGTDIADFWNPDDAVQLRSERGMLRAEFSPDGSLLAIQRANGTVDVLDMTGHVLLPLQKPVDADVERFAISWDNRRLAITLSDGSIHVYEITPAGHETVLSGKRGSEVVAFSPDGRVLAVAGGDGVVRLYRFGSQKAMTELPDPHKDRVRQLAFSPDGKRLVSGGDDEMAILHDVESGQTVAKFGPHDGPVDRLVFIGNGEALVSGDAKGERQVWDLRKGSQLARLRAAGGTVSSVDISPGGRRVAVLHEDQTVSLRNWDSESMLTDACAIANRNLDCAEWRQFMSGVPYRKTCAALPAPKPVCR